A section of the Lepidochelys kempii isolate rLepKem1 chromosome 4, rLepKem1.hap2, whole genome shotgun sequence genome encodes:
- the TRIM2 gene encoding tripartite motif-containing protein 2 isoform X4, with the protein MEFYCQSCETAMCRECTEGEHAEHPTVPLKDVVEQHKASLQVQLDAVNKRLPEIDSALHFISEIIHQLANQKASIVDDIHSTFDELQKTLNVRKSVLLMELEVNYGLKHKVLQTQLNTLLEGQESIKSCSNFTAQALNHGTETEVLLVKKQMSDKLNELADQDFPLQPRENDQLDFIVETEGLKKSIHNLGTILTTNAIASETVATGEGLRQTVIGQPMSVTITTKDKDGELCKSGSAYLTAELSTPDGSVADGEILDNKNGTYEFLYTVQKEGDFTLSLRLYDQHIRGSPFKLKVIRSADVSPTTEGVKRRVKSPGSGHVKQKAVKRPASMYSTGKRKENPIEDDLIFRVGTKGRNKGEFTNLQGVAASTNGKILIADSNNQCVQIFSNDGQFKSRFGIRGRSPGQLQRPTGVAVHPSGDIIIADYDNKWVSIFSSDGKFKAKIGSGKLMGPKGVSVDRNGHIIVVDNKACCVFIFQPNGKIVTRFGSRGNGDKQFAGTLDGPHFAAVNSNNEIIVTDFHNHSVKVYNQEGEFMLKFGSNGEGNGQFNAPTGVAVDSNGNIIVADWGNSRIQVFDGSGSFLSYINTSADPLYGPQGLALTSDGHVVVADSGNHCFKVYRYLQ; encoded by the exons ATGGAATTTTACTGCCAATCTTGTGAGACAGCCATGTGCCGGGAATGTACAGAGGGAGAACATGCAGAACACCCCACTGTACCTCTCAAGGATGTGGTAGAACAACACAAGGCTTCATTACAGGTCCAGTTGGATGCTGTCAACAAAAG ACTTCCAGAGATAGATTCTGCACTTCACTTCATATCTGAAATCATACATCAGTTAGCCAACCAAAAGGCTAGCATTGTAGATGACATTCATTCCACTTTTGATGAACTACAGAAGACTTTAAATGTGCGAAAGAGTGTGTTGCTTATGGAACTGGAAGTGAATTATGGCCTTAAACACAAA GTCCTTCAGACACAGCTGAATACCCTGCTTGAAGGACAGGAGAGTATTAAGAGTTGCAGCAACTTTACAGCCCAAGCACTCAACCATGGCACTGAAACTGAAGTTTTACTGGTTAAGAAGCAAATGAGTGACAAGCTGAATGAGCTGGCTGACCAGGACTTCCCACTGCAGCCCCGTGAAAATGACCAGCTAGACTTCATAGTAGAAACAGAAGGACTGAAGAAATCCATTCACAACCTGGGTACCATTTTAACCACTAATGCCATAGCATCTGAAACAGTTGCCACAGGTGAGGGGCTGAGGCAAACTGTGATTGGGCAGCCTATGTCAGTTACCATAACAACAAAGGACAAAGATGGGGAGCTCTGTAAATCTGGGAGTGCTTACCTCACTGCTGAACTGAGCACACCTGATGGGAGTGTGGCGGATGGAGAAATACTTGATAATAAAAACGGCACTTACGAATTTTTGTATACTGTTCAGAAAGAAGGGGACTTTACTCTCTCTCTGAGACTTTATGATCAGCATATCAGGGGCAGTCCATTTAAACTTAAAGTGATCAGATCAGCAGATGTGTCCCCTACTACCGAAGGAGTTAAGAGGCGTGTTAAGTCTCCTGGCAGTGGCCATGTGAAGCAAAAAGCTGTGAAAAGACCAGCTAGTATGTACAGCACTGGCAAAAGAAAAGAGAATCCCATTGAAGATGACTTGATCTTCAGAGTGG GTACCAAAGGAAGAAACAAAGGAGAATTTACAAATCTTCAGGGGGTAGCTGCATctacaaatggaaaaatattaattGCAGACAGTAACAACCAGTGTGTACAG aTATTTTCCAATGATGGCCAGTTCAAAAGTCGTTTTGGTATACGAGGAAGGTCTCCTGGCCAGTTGCAGAGGCCCACAGGAGTGGCTGTGCATCCTAGTGGTGACATCATTATTGCAGACTATGATAACAAATGGGTTAGCATATTTTCATCAGATGGAAAATTTAAG GCAAAAATTGGATCAGGAAAACTTATGGGACCAAAAGGTGTTTCTGTGGATCGTAATGGGCACATCATCGTTGTGGACAACAAAGCATGTTGTGTATTTATCTTCCAGCCAAATGGAAAAATAGTAACCAGGTTTGGTAGCCGAGGAAATGGGGACAAGCAGTTTGCAGGTACACTTGACG GTCCGCATTTTGCAGCTGTAAACAGCAACAATGAAATAATTGTTACAGATTTCCATAATCATTCTGTCAAG GTATATAACCAGGAAGGAGAATTCATGTTGAAGTTTGGATCTAATGGAGAAGGCAATGGACAGTTTAATGCTCCAACAGGAGTAGCTGTAGATTCTAATGGAAATATTATTGTAGCAGATTGGGGAAACAGTCGAATACAG